The Paenibacillus beijingensis nucleotide sequence GGCGTCGTCTGCCGGATCGAAGTGCCGCTTAAGCGCGGAGACGGCATCGTGTTCGACGCCGGAGATCCGACGCAGAAGGAAGAGGGCGGCCGCGTCTACGATATCCGCCGTCAGGGCGTAAAGATCGAAGGCGAAGCGCAGGAAGGGACGCAGCTGGAGATCGTGCCGGGACGCAATGACGTCGCGCTGCGGCGTGTCCATGTCGGCGACCGGATTTGGAAAACGAGCGATCCGGCGCTGGACAAGCGGCTGCGGGCGACCTACGAGACCGAGAAGCCGTACCGGGTATTCCCGCTTCGTGTTAAGGTAGAGGGCAGAGCCGGTCAGCCGCTGCGTACGTGGTGGACCGACGTGCAGAAGGGTACGACCGTACAGGTGGACTCGGAGCTGCTGCTCGAAGAGGCGCAGAAACGCCCGATGGATCAGGCGTTTCTGGCCGAGCAGCTTGGCCGCCTTGGCGGCACGCTGTTCCAGCTCGATTCGCTCGAGATTGATCTGCAGGGCGAGCTCATTGTGCCGGTGCGGGAACTGAACCGGATGCGCCGCGAGGCAGTCGAGCAGCTGGCGGGCGAGCGTCCGAAGCCGCCGGTGTACGTGAAGAGCGACGTCGACGTATATGGCGGCGCTGCGATGCGCACAGGCGCGGCATCGCCGGCAGCGGATAACCGGACGGAGCAGACTGATGCCCTTGAAGTGAACCGGCTCGGCGAGTTGGCGCCGTTAACGTCGACGGCTGCTCAGTCTGGCGCCGCTCCCGGGCAGCAGGCGGCGCTGACCTCGCTTTGCCGCAGCCTTGAGCAGGTGGAGGCGGCCGCGGCGACCGACGTGGCGATGATTTACGCCGACTTCGAGTTCATCAAGCAGTTCCCGGCGGCGATCGAGACGGCCCGCCGCGCCGGCAAGCCGATTGCGCTGGCGACGCCGCGCATTCATATGCCGGGCGAGAACGGCTATCACGCCAACATTTTGAAGCTGGCGCCGGATGCCGTGCTCGTGCGCAACACAGGCGCGCTCTATTATTATTTGCGAGCCCGCGCCCAAAATCCGGGAGCGCCGTTTCCGCAGCTGATCGGCGACTTCTCGCTCAACATTGCCAACCATAAAACGGTGGAGCTGTTCGCGGAAGCGGGCCTTGACCGGATGACGCCTTCGTACGATCTCAACATCCAGCAGATGGTCGATCTGCTTGGACGCGCGGATACGTCTAAGCTTGAGGTCGTCATCCACCAGCACCTGCCGATGTTCCATACCGAGCACTGCGTGTATTGCACGTTTATAAGCGAAGGAACGGATTACACGAACTGCGGACGCCCGTGCGAGGAGCACCGCATTTCACTGCAGGACCGGATCGGCATGTCCCATCCCGTCCGCGTGGACGAAGGCTGCCGCAACACGGTTTACAACGCGATCGAGCAGTCCGGGGCGGAATATGTCCGCAACTTTTTGGAATTGGGCGTACGTTCCTTCCGGGTGGAGTTTCTGGAGGAGAGCGCGGACAAAGTGGGCGAGGTGCTCGGCCTTTACCGCCAGGCGCTCGACGGCAAGATCAGCGGCACGCAGGTGTGGCGCAGCCTGAAGGCGACCAACCAGCTCGGCGTGACGCGCGGACAGTTGGTGAAATAAAGATCGGAAGCGGGATTGTAAAACAGGATAAGAACGAATCGATAAGTACAAAAACAGGTAGAGCGATACAATGAGATGAAACAATAAAACGAAACAATACGATTAAATGAAACAAAGCAATGGAAGCGTCAAGACAAGAACGATACAAGTAAGGCTATCCTCTGCAGCTGAAGCGGCAGGGGATAGCCTTTTTTTGTGTCAAGCCTTCAAATCTTGAGCCGCTTTGCGCAGGCAGTCTTCGAAGGTGCCGGCAACGATTTCCATCGGGATCGCCAGCATCAGGTTGAGCGGCAGGCCGAAGTTTTCGACGGTCATGCCGTCTTTGTACGTGCCGGCCGCCGGGTCGATATCTGCGCGGAGCTTCTGCTGCTGCTCGCGGCCGTCGGCAATGTAGCCGTACAGCTTTTTGCCCCGGGCGTATCCATATCCGCATTCGAACACCGTTCCCGAATCCGGTTCAACGCCGCGGAAAGGATTAAGGTTGGCGATGATGAGGTCGGCTTTGTCGATCAAGCGGATGTTGCCTTCAAAAATCGCTTTGGCCGTATCTGTCCTGTCGGGCAGCGGCTGGATCTCTTTATCGAGGGGATAGAGCCCTTCGAGCCCATACTGTTCGCATAACGCTTTCATGCGTTTGCCGTATTCGGCTGCATCCGGCCTGAACACTTCGAATCCGGCGAGATAGGCTTTGGGCCGTTTTTGCTTGGCATTGTCGTTTGAGTTCATTCGTTCTCCTTTCTAAAAAAAGCGGGCTAGCGGCGCATTTGGCATATGCTGCGATTCCGGCATACGCTGCGAATTCGGTAAACAGCTGCCATAGGGCAACCGGATCGTCTTCGGGCAGTCAACCGTTCGCGCCGCGCGGCGTTTCTATTTTTACTATCATAGAACGATATTCATGGCAGTTCAATCCGAAGGCCCGCCGAAAGGGCCGTACAGCAGAAAATCAGCCGGAAAAAGGCGGAAATTGACACCCCCGAACCGTTCCCCTAGACTGGGAGAAAGAAGATGGATGCGGGATGCGCATCGGCTTATTTTTCATGAAGCGAGGACTTTCAATGCAGGCATATCCTTTTTTTACATGGCGTCACGTGTTCAAGCTGGATCCGGACCGGGAAATCAGCGAGGAGACGCTGGATGCGGTATGTACCTCCGGTACGGACGCGGTGCTCGTCGGCGGCTCCAGCGGCGTGACGTTCGACAATACGGTGGAGCTGATGTCGCGCATCCGCCGCTACGAGGTGGACTGCGCGCTGGAGGTGTCCGGCAGCGAAGCGGCGGCGCCGGGGTTCGATTATTATTTCATCCCGATGGTGCTGAACACGTCCCAAATCGATTGGCTGAGCGGCAAACAAACGGCGGCGCTGCGCGAATACGGACCGTTTATTCCGTGGGAAACGACGGCGGCCGAAGGCTACATTATTTTGAATCCGGACGCGGAAGCGGCCCGATTGACCGGGGCGCAGACCGGGCTGGACGAGCGGACGGTGCTCGCCCATGCATTGATGGCCGACAAGCTTATGCGGCTGCCGATCGTCTATTTGGAATACAGCGGCCGCTTCGGCGATATGGATCTGGTTTGCAAGGTCGGTTCGGAGCTGAGCGGGGCGCGGCTGTTTTACGGCGGCGGCATCGACGGGGCGGATAAAGCAAGGCAGGCTGCTGAGGCTGCCCATACGGTCGTGGTCGGCAACGTCGTATATGACAACCTTGAAGCTGCGCTGCAGACGGTGCGCGCGGTCAAAGATACGTTTTGCCTTTTGCCATCGAAAACAAATTGACACCCGTTCTGTCGTTGTCTAGACTAAAGAGAAAGCGAACAAAAGGCGAACAGAACGAGCATTAAGCGATAAAGGAGCAATATTAATATGTATAACGCAATCGGCATCGATGCGGCGGTGCAGAAGCTGAATCCGCCGCAGCGGGAAGCGGTGCAGCAGACGGACGGGCCGCTGCTCATCATGGCGGGCGCGGGCAGCGGCAAGACGCGGGTGCTCACGCACCGCATCGCCTATCTGATCGAGAAGCGGCGGGTGGCGCCATGGAGCATATTGGCCATAACGTTCACGAATAAAGCGGCGCGCGAAATGCAGGAACGGGTGGCGCAGCTGGTCGGCCCGATGGGCACGGACATTTGGGTGTCCACGTTCCACTCGATGTGCGTGCGGATTTTGCGCAAGGACATCGACCGGATCGGTTTTTCGTCCAACTTTTCCATTCTCGATTCGGCCGACCAGCTGTCGGTTATCCGCGGCGTGATGAAGGATCAGAACATCGATACGAAAAAGTTCGAGCCGAAGGCGGTCCAGTCCGTCATCAGCAGCGCGAAGAACGAGCTCATCGATCCGGCGCGCTTCGAGCGCAAGGCGGGGGCGGACTATTTTCAAAAAATCGTCTCCGACGTTTACAAGGCGTACCAAAAGCGGCTCAAAAGCAACAACTCGCTCGACTTCGACGACCTGATCATGATGACGACCCAGCTGTTCAAGGACATGCCGGAAGTGCTGGAGTTTTACCAGAACAAATTCCGCTTCATTCACGTCGACGAATACCAGGATACGAACCGGGCGCAGTATATGCTGTGCCGGATGCTGGCCGACAAACACCACAACATCTGCGTCGTCGGCGACAGCGACCAGTCCATTTACCGCTGGCGTGGGGCCGATATTACGAACATTCTCAACTTCGAGGAAGACTATCCCGAAGCGAAGACGATTATGCTGGAGCAAAATTACCGCTCGACGGCCAACATCCTGAACGCGGCGAACGCGGTCATCGCGCAGAACTCCAGCCGCAAGGACAAGAAGCTGTGGACCGACCGCGGGGCGGGCGAAGCGATCACGGTGTACCAGGCCGATTCCGAGCATGACGAAGGCTACTTCATTACCGGCGAAATCCGGCGCGGGCGCGAGGGCGGACGCAACTATGCCGACCATGCGATTTTGTACCGGACGAACGCCCAGTCGCGGGTAATCGAGGAAATTCTCATTAAATCGGACATTCCGTATCAAATCGTCGGCGGCATCAAATTCTATGACCGTAAAGAGATTAAAGACCTGCTTGCGTACCTGCGGCTCATTTCCAATCCCGACGACGACATCAGCCTGGAGCGGATTATTAACGTGCCCAAACGCGGCATCGGCGATACGACCGTCGGCAAGCTGGCGGCCGAGGCGGCGCGCAGAGGCGTGTCGATCCACAGCGTGCTCGGCGATCTGGGCGGCGTCGACGTGAACGGACGGACGCGCGCCACGCTGCTGGAATTTAAAGCGATGGTCGATAATTTGCGGGCGATGGTCGATTACCTGTCGGTCACGGAGCTGACGGAAAAAGCGCTCGAGATGTCGGAATACAAGCTCGAGCTTGTGCGCGAGAACACGCTGGAGTCGAAGGCGCGCCTGGAGAACATCGACGAGTTTCTGTCCGTGACGATGGAATTCGAAAACCGCAACGAAGACAAGTCGCTGGTCGCGTTTCTGACGGATCTGGCGCTGATCGCCGATATCGATTCGATGGATAAAAAAGACGACGAGGCGGCCGGCGACGCCGTCGTGCTTATGACGATGCACAGCGCGAAGGGGCTGGAGTTTCCCGTCGTGTTCATCATCGGCTGCGAGGAGGGTGTATTCCCGCACAGCCGCGCCTTCCAAGACAACGACGAGCTCGAGGAGGAGCGCCGGCTCGCTTATGTCGGCATCACCCGCGCGGAGCAGCGGCTGTTCATGACGTGCGCCCGCATGCGTACGCTGTTCGGGCGCACGAATTCGAATCCGCCTTCGCGATTCCTGGATGAAATCCCGGAATCGCTGAAGGCGGGAGCCGTGTCCGGAGGCCGCTTCGGCGCCGGACGGTACGGCGCCGCGGCGCCCGCAGCCGGAGGCTTCGGGTACCGCGGCGGCAGCGCCGCAGGCGCCCGCTCTTCCGCGCCGCAAGGCTTCGGCGCGGGCGCGCGCAGCCGCCCCGGAGCCGGCGGGGCGGCCGGGGCCGCCGCAGGCGGCAGCGGCGTGCGCGTGAGCACGCCGCTGAACGCCGCCCGGGCGGCGGCTGGCGCGGCCGGCGACGCGCCGCGCAGCTTTGCCGCGGGCGACAAGGTCGCGCACGCGAAATGGGGCTCCGGCGTCATCGTCTCCGTCAAAGGGACGGGAAATGACACCGAGCTGCAGATCGCCTTCCCGGCGCCGGTCGGCCTCAAGCGTCTGCTGGCGAGCTTTGCGCCGCTCGAGAAGGTGTGATCCCGCGCCCGGCTTCACGGCGCGCGGTCAAGAGGCCTCAGCGCCCTCCTTTTTCACGGACTGCGAAGCTGACGCTGTAATCACCCAATCGCAACCGGTATTTCACTCGCGGCGCGTTTCGATGCCGCATGACGGCTGTCGGCACCTCGATTGCAGAACGTAACGTTTATCATTCACAAGGGCGGTTTCAGACTTCAAAGCGAAGGCCGGAGCCGCCCGGTTTTTAGCGCAACAGAAAGTTAATCTACGCTATTCTGATCAAGCGTAAGGACTTTCTGTTCGGCTTGAAAAGCTCCGCTAAAGCCGGGGCATTCTTCTTCGAGAAGAGAAGACTTCGCTAGAAGTTTATCTTACTAGATAAGAAAGTATAAAGTTTCACGTTTATGCGTTCTTATCTTTCAACGCGAAACGTATGGCCGCCCGTTAAGACGGCGGCAGGCGTTTCTACATGCATAAATTTGCGGATAAAGGATGGGGATCTTACATTGGACCCTCGAATGGAACTGGAGACGCAAGCGGATCCGGGGCTGATCGCCCGCATGCGCGAGCTGGCGGAAGAGCTCACTCTTCACAATTACAACTATTATACGCTGGACAACCCGACGATCAGCGATGCGGAATATGACAAGCTTTACGACGAGCTGACCGCGCTCGAGCGGGAGACGGGTGTTGTGCTGCCCGAATCGCCCTCCTTGCGCGTCGGCGGGGACATTTTGAAAGGATTCGAGCCTTACCGGCACCGCGCCAAGCTGTGGAGTCTCGACAAGGCGAAGGACGACGAAGGGCTGCTTGCTTGGAACGCCCGCGTTCTGAAAGGAATTGCCGATTACAACGCCAAGCATCCCGAGGAGGAGCCGCTTCCCGCTCCGTCATATGTGGTCGAGCTGAAGTTTGACGGCCTCACCCTCAATTTGACGTATACCGGCGGGCAGCTCGTGCAAGCGGCTACACGCGGCAACGGCACGGTCGGCGAAGGCATTTTGGCCCAGGTCAAAACGATCCGTTCCGTACCGCTGCGCATTCCGTTCGACCAAGGGACGATCGAAGTGCAGGGCGAAGGTATTATGAACCTTTCCGTGCTGGAGAACTACAACAAGACGGCGGTCGAGCCGCTGAAAAATGCCCGCAACGCCGCCGCCGGCGCCCTGCGCAACTTGAATCCGCGCGTCACGGCGGAGCGGAAGCTGAGCGCTTTTTTCTATAATATCGGATATGCCGAGGGCGTCGAACTTGGCGACCATGCGGAGCTGATTCAGTTTTTGCGCGATAATCGCTTCAAAGTGAACCCTTATATCGCGTACTTTAACGATATCGAGGACGTCCGCCAGGAGCTGCACCGCATTGCCGTCATGCGTCCGGACCTGGACTATTTGATCGACGGGGCGGTCGTCAAGCTGACCGACATGCGCACGCGCAGAGCGCTCGGGTATACCGACAAATTCCCGCGCTGGTCCGTCGCGTTCAAGTTCGAGGCGGAGGAGACGACGACCGTGCTGGAGGCCGTGACTTGGAACGTGGGCCGTACCGGCAAAGTGACGCCGCTGGCACGAGTGGAGCCGGTCGAGCTTGCCGGCGTTACGGTTCAGAACTGCACTTTGAACAACGTCGGCGATATCGAGCGCAAAGGGCTCAAATACGGTCTCGGCACCCGTGTGTTCATCCGGCGTTCAAATGACGTTATCCCGGAAATTCTCGGAAGAGCCGACGAAGACGAACAGGGCGAAGAGATCGTCTATCCGGAAAGCTGTCCTTCCTGCGGCGAGCCGCTCGAATATCGCGGGGCCCATCTGTTTTGCCTGAACAAGCTCGGCTGCCGTCCGCAAATTATTGCGCGCATTACTCACTTCGCTTCCCGCGATGCGATGGATATCGAGACGTTCAGCGTCATGACGGCCGATCAGCTTCATGAATCGTGCGGCGTCAACGACCCGGCCGATCTGTACGATCTGACCTACGACGATTTAATTAAGCTGGACCGCTTCGGGGACAAAAAGGCAAGCAATCTGCTCGAAGCGCTTGAAAAATCGAAAGAGCGCGACTTGGCATCATTTCTGAATGCGCTGGGCATCCCGAATACGGGCAAAGCGACGACACGGATGCTTGCCGATCATTTCGGTTCGCTGGATGCGCTGATGAACGCCGACGCGGAGCAGTTGGTTGCGCTTCCCGATGTAGGGGGGATCGTGGCCGAGAGCATTGTCGGCTATTTCGCCGACCCGCTCAGCCGCGCCAGCATATCGCGCATGCTGGCTAAAGGCGTGAAGGCCGAAGCGCCGCAGGCTCCAGCCGCTGCGCCGGCCGACAGCGTCTTTAGCGGCAAGACGGTCGTTCTGACGGGGACGCTGGCGACGATGACCCGCGACGAAGCGGCGCGGCTGCTGGAGGCCGCCGGGGCGAAAGTGACGGGCAGCGTGTCCAAAAAGACCGATTATGTCGTTGCCGGCGAAAATGCCGGAAGCAAGCTGACCAAGGCGCAAGACTTGGGCATTACCGTAATCGACAACGAAGTCGAGCTGAAACGAATGCTGGGACAGTAACGGGCAGACGCCTTGAAATCCGGCGAGATTTCAAGGCGTTTTTGCCTGGTCGCCCATCAAGACGGCGGCAGCCGTTTCTGCTTGCTTTAACATGACCGCCGTTTAATTTAGTGCTAGCGAAACGCTGATCATGTTGTTACTTTATGTCTTTAAAAAGGATGAACGATCGGGAACCGGAACAAGGATTTTGACAGGGTATCGGCTCAGTTAACGAATTGAGCAAGCGTTATATGATCGAAACTGGACAATCGTACATTCTAACGAATCCTGCAATCGTTATCCCTTCCATTTGACCACAATCAGAGGCTCTGTTCTACGAATAGTGACACTGGGATTCGTTAAATCCGGAATGAGCACCATTATTCTGAAATAACGACTGTCAGGAGCCTGTCGATTAACTGTTCATAACTTCGGAAATCTGCGGGAGACCACAAAATGTATGCGAAAAATCATACATCATGAGCGGCACACACACCGAATGAGTTCGATTCTATGCGAAAATTCATATACAAAACGTGATTTGAGCCCTGATTCTGTATATGTATCCGAAAAAACATATACATTCTCTGCATGTGTCCGTTCACATTAAAACTGTCCACAATGAATCGACAGCCTCGTCAGGTTCGTTACAACAGGCTTTCGGGTTAACCTAGGAAAAAAAAGCTTGCATTCATTATTCTCCTGTGTTAAATTATTTCTTGCCGCTTCGACGACATCGCTCAACGGTTGAAACACTTTCTTAAAAAAGAAAAAATAATTGTTGACAACGAAACGCGAAGCTGATATCATAGTTTCTTGTCACGCCGCAAACATGGCGGGGCGAGAGAGCAAGCAAGTTCTTTGAAAACTGAACAAATGAATCATGTTTTAATCCGACAATGTTTTAAATGAGCTAAACAAGCTTCTTATAGAAGTAAACACTTTTATGGAGAGTTTGATCCTGGCTCAGGACGAACGCTGGCGGCGTGCCTAATACATGCAAGTCGAGCGGACTTGAAGGGAGCTTGCTCCTGGATGGTTAGCGGCGGACGGGTGAGTAACACGTAGGCAACCTGCCTGTAAGACCGGGATAACCTTCGGAAACGAAAGCTAATACCGGATAAGCGG carries:
- a CDS encoding nucleoside 2-deoxyribosyltransferase, whose product is MNSNDNAKQKRPKAYLAGFEVFRPDAAEYGKRMKALCEQYGLEGLYPLDKEIQPLPDRTDTAKAIFEGNIRLIDKADLIIANLNPFRGVEPDSGTVFECGYGYARGKKLYGYIADGREQQQKLRADIDPAAGTYKDGMTVENFGLPLNLMLAIPMEIVAGTFEDCLRKAAQDLKA
- the pcrA gene encoding DNA helicase PcrA, whose product is MYNAIGIDAAVQKLNPPQREAVQQTDGPLLIMAGAGSGKTRVLTHRIAYLIEKRRVAPWSILAITFTNKAAREMQERVAQLVGPMGTDIWVSTFHSMCVRILRKDIDRIGFSSNFSILDSADQLSVIRGVMKDQNIDTKKFEPKAVQSVISSAKNELIDPARFERKAGADYFQKIVSDVYKAYQKRLKSNNSLDFDDLIMMTTQLFKDMPEVLEFYQNKFRFIHVDEYQDTNRAQYMLCRMLADKHHNICVVGDSDQSIYRWRGADITNILNFEEDYPEAKTIMLEQNYRSTANILNAANAVIAQNSSRKDKKLWTDRGAGEAITVYQADSEHDEGYFITGEIRRGREGGRNYADHAILYRTNAQSRVIEEILIKSDIPYQIVGGIKFYDRKEIKDLLAYLRLISNPDDDISLERIINVPKRGIGDTTVGKLAAEAARRGVSIHSVLGDLGGVDVNGRTRATLLEFKAMVDNLRAMVDYLSVTELTEKALEMSEYKLELVRENTLESKARLENIDEFLSVTMEFENRNEDKSLVAFLTDLALIADIDSMDKKDDEAAGDAVVLMTMHSAKGLEFPVVFIIGCEEGVFPHSRAFQDNDELEEERRLAYVGITRAEQRLFMTCARMRTLFGRTNSNPPSRFLDEIPESLKAGAVSGGRFGAGRYGAAAPAAGGFGYRGGSAAGARSSAPQGFGAGARSRPGAGGAAGAAAGGSGVRVSTPLNAARAAAGAAGDAPRSFAAGDKVAHAKWGSGVIVSVKGTGNDTELQIAFPAPVGLKRLLASFAPLEKV
- a CDS encoding heptaprenylglyceryl phosphate synthase, whose translation is MQAYPFFTWRHVFKLDPDREISEETLDAVCTSGTDAVLVGGSSGVTFDNTVELMSRIRRYEVDCALEVSGSEAAAPGFDYYFIPMVLNTSQIDWLSGKQTAALREYGPFIPWETTAAEGYIILNPDAEAARLTGAQTGLDERTVLAHALMADKLMRLPIVYLEYSGRFGDMDLVCKVGSELSGARLFYGGGIDGADKARQAAEAAHTVVVGNVVYDNLEAALQTVRAVKDTFCLLPSKTN
- a CDS encoding DUF3656 domain-containing U32 family peptidase; this encodes MTVSIKREDIELLAPAGDWDCMRAAVANGADAVFFGVEKFNARARANNFRVDELPEIMAFLHSYGVKGFLTFNILVFEDELRDAKQLIDSCIDAGVDAVIVQDLGLVKLIREISPDFPIHGSTQMTITSPEAVEFTKPFDIERVVLGRENNLKQIRTIGEQAKLPMEVFVHGALCVSYSGQCLTSEMWGGRSANRGECAQACRLPYDLMVDGEQKPMGDIAYLLSPKDLAAIDIVPELIEAGVTSFKIEGRLKSPEYVANVVSKYRSAIDRYFEGDTTGPTKEEVRELQQSFSRGFTHGFLKGTNNKQLVEGTFPKSRGVYLGRVEKVLRDGVVCRIEVPLKRGDGIVFDAGDPTQKEEGGRVYDIRRQGVKIEGEAQEGTQLEIVPGRNDVALRRVHVGDRIWKTSDPALDKRLRATYETEKPYRVFPLRVKVEGRAGQPLRTWWTDVQKGTTVQVDSELLLEEAQKRPMDQAFLAEQLGRLGGTLFQLDSLEIDLQGELIVPVRELNRMRREAVEQLAGERPKPPVYVKSDVDVYGGAAMRTGAASPAADNRTEQTDALEVNRLGELAPLTSTAAQSGAAPGQQAALTSLCRSLEQVEAAAATDVAMIYADFEFIKQFPAAIETARRAGKPIALATPRIHMPGENGYHANILKLAPDAVLVRNTGALYYYLRARAQNPGAPFPQLIGDFSLNIANHKTVELFAEAGLDRMTPSYDLNIQQMVDLLGRADTSKLEVVIHQHLPMFHTEHCVYCTFISEGTDYTNCGRPCEEHRISLQDRIGMSHPVRVDEGCRNTVYNAIEQSGAEYVRNFLELGVRSFRVEFLEESADKVGEVLGLYRQALDGKISGTQVWRSLKATNQLGVTRGQLVK
- the ligA gene encoding NAD-dependent DNA ligase LigA, producing the protein MELETQADPGLIARMRELAEELTLHNYNYYTLDNPTISDAEYDKLYDELTALERETGVVLPESPSLRVGGDILKGFEPYRHRAKLWSLDKAKDDEGLLAWNARVLKGIADYNAKHPEEEPLPAPSYVVELKFDGLTLNLTYTGGQLVQAATRGNGTVGEGILAQVKTIRSVPLRIPFDQGTIEVQGEGIMNLSVLENYNKTAVEPLKNARNAAAGALRNLNPRVTAERKLSAFFYNIGYAEGVELGDHAELIQFLRDNRFKVNPYIAYFNDIEDVRQELHRIAVMRPDLDYLIDGAVVKLTDMRTRRALGYTDKFPRWSVAFKFEAEETTTVLEAVTWNVGRTGKVTPLARVEPVELAGVTVQNCTLNNVGDIERKGLKYGLGTRVFIRRSNDVIPEILGRADEDEQGEEIVYPESCPSCGEPLEYRGAHLFCLNKLGCRPQIIARITHFASRDAMDIETFSVMTADQLHESCGVNDPADLYDLTYDDLIKLDRFGDKKASNLLEALEKSKERDLASFLNALGIPNTGKATTRMLADHFGSLDALMNADAEQLVALPDVGGIVAESIVGYFADPLSRASISRMLAKGVKAEAPQAPAAAPADSVFSGKTVVLTGTLATMTRDEAARLLEAAGAKVTGSVSKKTDYVVAGENAGSKLTKAQDLGITVIDNEVELKRMLGQ